From a region of the Chrysemys picta bellii isolate R12L10 chromosome 7, ASM1138683v2, whole genome shotgun sequence genome:
- the LOC135972523 gene encoding uncharacterized protein LOC135972523, which translates to MQSSPAEMAVQSQNRKRAPAWTDREVLDLIAVWGNESVLSELRSKRRNAKIYEKISKAMTERGYSRDAMQCRVKIKELRQAYQKTKESNGCSGSQPQTCRFYEALHSVLGAAATTTPPLTVDSEDGILSMAASSEMLADGEDEEGEEEDEAVDSAYNADFPDSQDLFITLTEIPYQPSPGVNPDPESGEGSVAANVSRPTLASPSQRLAQIRRRKKRTRDDMFLELMGCSQADAAQQTQWRENMSQYQRSHSEWEERWRQEEQQATQTLLGLMREQTDTLRRLVDVLQDRRQEDRAPLQSISNRPPPPQTPIPPSPKVPRRRGSRGRENCHSTPADCSSTRRLSFPKI; encoded by the exons atgcagagctctccagcagagatggccgtgcaatctcagaatagaaagagggccccagcatggactgatcgggaagtcttggatctgatcgctgtgtggggcaatgagtccgtgctttcggagctgcgatcgaaaagacggaatgcaaagatctacgagaagatctcaaaagccatgacagagagaggatacagccgggatgcaatgcagtgccgcgtgaaaatcaaggagctgagacaagcgtaccagaagaccaaagagtcaaacggatgctccggatcccagccccagacatgccgtttctacgaggcactgcattccgttctaggtgcggccgccaccactaccccaccactgaccgtggactctgaggatgggatattgtcgatggccgcttcctcggagatgttagcggacggggaagatgaggaaggtgaggaggaggacgaggcagtcgacagcgcttacaatgctgatttcccagacagccaggatctcttcatcaccctcacagagatcccctaccaaccgtccccaggcgttaacccagaccctgaatcaggggaaggatcagtcg ctgcgaatgtctcccgacctaccctggcatccccctcgcagaggctggcgcagattaggcggagaaagaaaaggacacgggacgacatgtttttagaacttatgggctgctcccaagccgatgcggcccagcagacccagtggagggagaacatgtcgcaataccagcgatcacacagtgaatgggaggagaggtggcggcaggaagaacagcaggcaactcaaacgctgcttggactaatgagggagcaaacggacacgctccggcgccttgtggatgttctgcaggaccggaggcaggaggacagagccccgctgcagtctatctctaaccgtcctcccccgccacaaactcccatacccccctcacccaaagtcccaagaaggaggggcagcaggggccgtgaaaactgtcactccacccctgcagactgctcaagtaccagaaggctctcattcccaaaaatt